The Virgibacillus sp. SK37 region GGCAGAGCATTAATCAACATGGCTGAGGTTCGTTATGGACTTCAGCCAAGTTCTAATACACATTAAAACAATATTTTTTGTGATCCTACTAATTAAAAAGAAATACACACTTACTTCTTATAAAAGGTAATATATGTAAACAAGAAATTTTCAGTCTTTATTTCTTTTTTTCTTATTATTTTTATTATATCCTATTAACATGGTACAAATTATACTTTACCACATGCTAAAGGGGGCTATCACATGACAATGAAAAAAACATTAACACTTGCTGGATCTGATTCTAGTGGTGGAGCAGGCATACAGGCTGACTTAAAAACATTTCAGGAACACGGTGTATATGGCATGAATGCCTTGACATCTATTGTGACAATGGATCCAGATAACAATTGGAGCCATGGTGTATATCCAATTGATGTAGAAATCGTGGAAAAACAGCTGAATACAATTTTATCCGTTGGCGTAGATGCAATGAAAACAGGTATGCTTGGGTCTGTAGAGATTATCGAGCTTGGCGCCAGAAAAATAGATGAACATAACTTGGAAAATGTGGTAATTGATCCCGTTATGGTTTGTAAAGGAGAAGATGAAGTATTACAGCCGGAGAACACAGATGCAATGCGTGAGCTACTTCTCCCGCGTGCTGATATTATTACACCAAACTTATTTGAAGCTGGTCAATTAGCTCGCACAGGTCCAATTAAAACAATGGACGGAATGAAAGATGCTGCCGTGAAAATTTATGAACTAGGCGCGAAAAATGTTGTCATAAAAGGCGGAAAAGCTTTGGAACATGATAAAGCCGTAGACCTTTTTTATGACGGAAAAGATTTTAGTTGGTTAGAAAACGAGAAGATCGACACACTCTACAACCATGGAGCTGGTTGTACGTTTGCAGCAGCTATTACATCTAATCTTGCACTTGGAAAGTCTGTAAAAGAATCTGTGGAGACAGCTAAAGATTTTGTGTATGAAGCGATTAAACATGGTTGGAAGCTTAATGAGTTTGTTGGCCCTGTTAAGCACGGTGCATATAATCAATAAAAAATAGAAAATAATTAAAGACTTGGCATGAGTACGTGCCAAGCTTTTTTTATATTGCAATCATTCCATTCATCTCATACAGTTTGTTAAATACAAGATTAAAACCCTACCCTTGGGGTATAGAATAAGATGTATTCTGTTTTATGTGTAAAAATTGAAAGGAGATAAGCAACTTGTTTGAAATAGTAGACCTAGAAGTAGATTCCATTTTCGGAATAGAACATGTAAAAATCGATACACAAGTGACAAGTATTGTCGGACAAAGCGGTAGCGGCAAATCCACCTTCCTCAGGTTACTTAATAACCTTGATGCACCATCAAAGGGTAACATTTATTATAGGGATAAATCGTTGTCGGATACGGATCCGATCGAACTTCGACAAAAAGTCGTGATGGTACCTCAAACACCGGTAATTTTTGATGGGACAATTTATGATAACTTGGTGATCGGTCATGAGTTTAGTGGTCAGAAGCGACCTGCAGAGGAAGATTTGCTAAAAATGCTGGAGATGCTGCAATTAGACAAAAATCTACATACGAATGCCAGTGAGCTCTCTGGTGGAGAGAAACAACGCTTAGCTCTTGGCAGGGTATTGCTAATGGATAGTGCCGAAGTGTATTTACTTGATGAACCTTCTTCTGCCCTTGATGATAAAACAGCTGAGCATGTATTAGGAAAAGTAATCAATTTTTCAAAAAACCATGATAAGCAGATCATTATGGTAACCCATGATCAAGACCTAGCAAAGAAGTATGCTGATAAAATAATTGAAATGGACATGTACAGCTACAATGTGAAAGGAGGGAAAAAATGAATAATAGTGAGGCAATGGACTTAGTTTTTTGGCAGGTTGTTTCCGCTTATCTATTTATCATCATCATCTTGGCAATTGTACGCATAAAGAAAATTCCGCGTAAAAAGTTAATTATTGTCTCCACATTAAGGATGACGTTACAGCTCATTCTTGTAGGCTATATCCTCATTTATATCTTTGATCATCCGCATCCATTGCTTACGATAGGAATTATTTTATTTATGCTTGGATTTGCTATTTTCAATGTTTATCAGAGGACAAAAGCAACCATTCAGCTACCTCTAAAGAAAATGATAGCATTGGCTATGATTATAGGAATAAGTGTTAGTTTAACCTATATGATGCTAGTTGTTCTTCAATTGGATCCTTGGTATGATCCACGAATTTTCATACCTATTGGTGGCATGATTATAGGAAAAACAATGACAGGTGTAGCGCTTGGCGTTAATAATCTAATTCATGGAATGCGTGATCAACAGGATAAAGTGGAAGGCGCATTAATGCTAGGTGCTTCGCCAAAACAAGCTGCTAAATCTATTGTTAACGAGGCATTCGATTCTGCTATGCTACCGACGATTAATGCAATGGTCGGTATGGGAATTGTATTTCTTCCAGGCATGATGACAGGACAAATCATTGCAGGTCAACAGCCTGTTACCGCAGTAAAATACCAAATTGCTGTCATGCTGGGTGTCGCAGGTACTGTATCTATTACGGTGCTGATTTTTCTTCATTTGGCCTACAAATCATTTTTTAATGAACAAAAACAGTTCTTGCTATCAAAACGAAGTCTTTCAAAGAGTGAAAAGCCGGTGGAGTTTCAATAAGAAAATTATTTTGAAAAGAATATGATCGCTACTTTTATAACAAATTCCACATTTCCCGATCGACAAATTTCTACATTTATTCTCAAATTTAAATTGACAGGCTGTCATTATTTTTGTATGATCTAGAAGTTCTTGACGTAACAATTTAATTCTGCTACAACAACAACTAGACAATAATGAAAAGCGTGTAGCTGAGTCAGATCAACAAATAAATAGAAGAACTTCGGGGGTAGAAAGATGGGGAAAAAGAAAGGTTTATTTCATTATTCTTGGTGGGTCTTAATTGGACTCTGTATTGTTGTCGGATTAGGAAAAGGAGCGCTTAACGGTTCTGCCGGATTATACTTAAGCCCTGTAGCTAAAGATCTGGATATCGGTATGGGAAATCTGACTCTTTACTTAAGTGTGGCTGCTGTTATTACGATGGTATTTCTACCTATTGGCGGAAAATTAATGGCAAAGTATGACACGAGAGTTGTATTAGTAACAGCAATTATTCTACAAGCAGGCGCATTTGTTGCATTTGGTTTTATGAGTTCAATATGGGGCTGGTATATATTTGCAGTGCCTTTAGCTATTGGGGGAGTTTTTACCACAGTAATTGTTGGCCCTGTTCTCATTAATCAATGGTTCAAGAAAAAGAATGGACTTGCACTAGGAATTCTAGGTGCATCAGGTGGTGCTTTAGGAGCTCTTGCACAGCCTGCTGTAGGAAATATGATAGCTGACCAAGGGTGGAGATTTGCTTATATCGCTTTGGGCGGGGCTGCAATAGTTATTTCGATTCCTGTTATTGTCCTATTATTTAAGAAGTCACCACATGCTATTGGTATTTCTCCATATGGTGCTAAAGAAGTCTTAGCAAATGAAATTAAAGGTGATTCACCTGTGGAAGTAATAGCAGATACAGGAGTTTCTATGGCAGATGCAAAAAAATCATCCGCTTTTTACGCACTTGCTATCTTCTTCTTTCTAGTTACATCGATTGCAAGTTTTACTGTACATATCCCAACATATATTATTAATCAGGGCTACAGCGTGACTTTTGCAGGAAATGTAATGGGCGGTTATATGCTTGGAGTGTTGTTTGGAGCTTTAGCCATTGGCTTCTTCGTTGACAAAATCGGTTCAAAGAAAACCGCTATTTCTGCTATGATACTAGGCATGATAGCTGTCTCTATCCTAACCTTTATTACTGGTAATGCTGTATTAATAACAATCGCTGTTATTCTGTTTGGATTTGTTGCTTCCAACGCCATTAGTACGATGGCTCCAGCACTTACTACAAGTCTTTTTGGCAGCAAGAATTACAGTGTGATCTATTCTACTGCTTCTTTAGGATTAGCCGTGGCTTCCATTATTGCCCTACCATTGTATGGCTATATTTTTGATTTTCTGGGAAGCTACACCCCTGTTTTAATTGGAATTATAGTTATGATGGGGATCAACATATTATTAATTCTTATTGCATTTAAAGGTACGGAAAAGTTGAAGAAAGCTGGCTTATGGAACTAACTAATACTTTTGGCACAAAGATATTATTTTATCTTTGTGCCATTTTAATTTTAATTGCCATATTTCGACGGCTTTGTTTAAAATATCTTGACATTGTCCCTATTTTTTTATATTATCGAGAAGCAAAATAGTTTAATGTTAAAATATAAACTATTAAACTATAAAGTCCTAAACAATTTGAATTTTGATACTTCAATAAGAAGAATAATAAATCTGGGTCGGGGCATTGTGTAGCAGGACATTTTCATTTTAGGAGAAAGCAGGGGTATATATGAGTAAGACAAAAAGTAAATTCCATTACGCATGGCTAATATTAATTGGTCTATGTGTTATGGTTGGTCTAGGTAAAGGCGCACTAAACAATTCAGCCGGATTGTATCTGCCTCCAGTAGCTAAAGATTTAGATATCGGAATGGGAAGCTTAACATTATACTTAAGTATTTCCTCTATCGTTACACTAATCTTCCTACCTATTGGCGGTAAAATGATGGCGAAATACAATACACGTATACTATTAACTATCGCTATTATACTTCAAGCCGGTGCTTTTGCAGCCTTCGGTTTGATGCGATCTGTATGGGGCTGGTACATATTATCAATTCCTTTAGCTGTAGGTGGTGTATTTATTACCGTTATTGCAGGTCCGGTATTAATCAATCAGTGGTTTAAGAAAAGTAATGGACTCGCTCTTGGTATCATGGGGGCTGCCGGTGGTGCAGTAGGTGCTATTGCCCAACCGGTTGTTGGTGGTTTGATCGCTAATCAAGGCTGGAGCAGTGCATATATATATGTAGGTCTTGCTGTCATTGTCGTTGTAGTACCTATTATCTTATTAATCTTAAGAAACTCACCAAAGGAAAAAGGTTTACTTCCATATGGTGCAGCTTCTACTGGTTCAGAAGGAAATCCTTCTAATGAAGAAATAGAAGATAAGGGAGTAACTATGGCTGTTGCAAAGAAATCATCTGCTTTTTATGCATTGGCGGTGTTCTTCTTCCTCATTACAGCAATTGCCAGTTTCTCTATTCATATTCCAACATACCTTACAAATCAAGGGTACAGTGTTACGTTTGCCGGGAACATCATGGGGGTTTACATGATTGGTGTATTAGTTGGTGCATTAGTATTAGGGTTCCTTAGTGACAAGCTAGGAGCAAAAAATACATCGCTTTTGGCAATGGTACTTGGAATTGTTTCGGTTATCATGTTTTTGTTTTTCGCAGAAAGCACATTGATTATCAGTGTTGCCGCTGTTATTCTTGGGTTTATGGCTTCTTCCATTGGTACCTTGGCTCCAACCCTTACCACTGCCTTATTCGGTAATAAGGAATACAGTCAAATTTATGCGACTGCTTCGTTAGGATTAGCAGTAGCTTCTATCATAGCATTACCTGTATATGGTTACGCATATGATTTCACTGGAAGTTATACTGCTGTATTATATGCGATTATCGGCATGTTTATTGTAAATATAATCGCCATCATTATTGCCTTTAATGGAAAGAAAAAACTTGAAGATCAAGGTCTCTGGAATTAAATTATAAAAATCAGACTGCATGTGGATTGCTCCATATGCAGTCTTTTATTTTTTAGAATAGAAATTTTACACACACTACTTCAGGTACATCTATTTGCGAATTTGTTTTCCACAATCTTCCTGTTTCTGTATCTCTCTCAAAAAGTACAAGATTACCTGAATGCTGATTGGACACCACGAGATAATTCTCACAAGGACTCAACACGAAATCACGCGGCCATTCTCCTCCAGATGGTACCAATTCGATAAGTGAAAGCTCTTTTGTTTGTGAATCTATTTGGAATGCTGCAACACTATTATGACCTCTGTTTCCTGTATAAAGAAATTTACCATCTGTTGTGATATGAATGGCACTTGCATCATTTGTTTCTTTAAAGTCAGTTGGAATTGCTTTAATGGATTGTTTTACTGAAAATGTTCCTGTGTTTGAATCATAGTTAAGTACGAGTACTTCTGAGCTAAGCTCTGTCAATAGATAAGCATGCTTACCGTCAGGATGAAATGCGATATGACGGGGACCGCTTCCTGGATTTACTTTCAATGTAGACACATGCTCTAGCCCTTCTTCACTCTTCCGATAAGTTACCAATTGGTCTGTGCCAAGATCAGCAACAACAATATAGTTACCTTCCGGGGTATAACCGGTAAAGTGAACGTGCGGCTTTTCTTGTCGTTCATGCGGGCCACTTCCTTCATGCTTTATGAACTCCCCTTGATCTAGCTCGCCAGCTTCGTTTACTGCATGTAATCCTACTGTACCTTTGTGGTAATTACCTGTTACAAGGCCATTTTCACCAAAATCCAAATGACATGGTGGAGCACCTTCCACAAGCTGTCCATTTATTTCATCTAGATTTCCAGTTTGCCTATTAATTACATATCCGCGCACGCCGCCCATTTCATTATCTTGCGCAACGGAATAAAGCCTATCTTTCTCTGGAACTATAGTTAAATAGGTTGGACTGCCTACGCTAGCTGTGAGCTCAGGTCCACGTAGTTCACCTGTCTCTGTATTGAGTGAAAATCGATAAATACCTTCACTTGTCTTACGGGTGTATGTACCTGTATAACCAAAAAATATTTTTCCCATTTATTTTGACATCCTTTCTTGAGTGATATTCTTTTGTTGAGTATAGCATTGATTTCTAATGACAGCATCTTGTATGTTTTAGGAATCAGGTATCCTTTTCAGAAATATTATCTTCCATGTCACTATCTACCTATTATAATTACTAAACGGAACTATTTGTCTCTTCTTGATAATGAAGGACTATCTAATATTCAAATGTCGCGACATAGACGTATTTTCTATATTCTATTTTTTTCGTAGCTGGAGGAAACTGCGACGTAACTTTATTGATGAAAAGCTCAGTGAAATATTTGAGGAGAATTGCCCCATTGATTTCCGTTGCATGCGGACGCTTTCCGCCGGCATGGCTTCAGCCGCTTCCTCCGCTACGCTCCGTGCAGGGTCTTCAGCTCATGCTATTCCGGCAGGAGTCGCCGCATTCCACTCCAATCAATTTATATCTGCTTTAAAATTTTAAATGCCGAATAGCTTTTCACTTGTACTAGAAGATGTTAAGTAAGCTTTTACACTTAATGCTAAAGTCATTATTGCTGAAAAAGTAAAATTAAGCGGAGGAAAATACGGAGACTTCTGGGGGAGATGAGGCATAGGTGAGACCCCGGAATGCGGTAGCATGAGGAGGCTCATCAGCCGCCCCCGAAAAGCGCAGTATTTTCCGTAGCGGTGGTGTGACCAGATTCATTATTTCAGCGAGCTTTCCTGCAAAAATCTAATTTTAATATCCAACACAAGTTAGTTCGCAGTTTATCCATTTTGCGAATTACTGCAATGCTTTCCCTTATATTTTCGACCTAAAAAAACAGGCTGTGCTATGCCAGCCTGTTTCAGTATAGTTATTAATATACCTTATCTCCATTAAAAATAGAGTTTTTCACAATCGCGTAATCTACTCTGCGAATTGCCTCTAAGTCTGTTCCACCGGCGTACGAGATAGAGGATTGAAGATCTTGTTCCATTTCAATTAGTGTATCTTTTAATGGCCCTTTATGATCTACATACATCTTTTTACCCTCTACATTCTTCTTCTCGCCTTTTTGGTGCTCAGATGCAGAACCGAAATATTCTTTATATAACTTTCCGTCCTTCTCAATCGTTTGTCCAGGTGATTCTTCATGACCGGCAAATAAAGATCCGATCATTACCATTGTTGCACCAAATCGAACTGATTTTGCAATATCACCATGTGTACGAATTCCACCATCAGCAATAATTGGTTTTGTAGCTGCTTTTGCACACCATCTAACTGCTGCCAATTGCCATCCACCAGTGCCAAAACCAGTCTTTATCTTAGTAATACAAACCTTACCTGGTCCTATTCCTACTTTTGTGGCATCAGCGCCGGCATGTTCCAGTTCCCATACCGCTTCCGGTGTACCAACATTACCTGCAATAACAAAGCTCTTAGGTAAATGATTTTTGATATGCTGAATCATATTAATTACTGCATTTGAATGCCCATGGGCAATGTCAATAGTAATAAATTCTGGGACAAGCTGTTGTTCTGCTAGTTCTGTAATAAATGCATATTCTTCTTCCTTAACACCAACACTAATTGAAGCAATTAGGTTCTTTGCTTGCATATCTTTTATAAATGCTACTCTCGTTTCCGGTTGAAAGCGATGCATGATATAAAAGTAACCATTTTCAGCTAGATTTACAGCTATATTTTCATCAATAATTGTTTGCATATTTGCTGGTACAACAGGCAACTTAAAAGTATATCCACCCAGTTTAACAGTTGTATCACACTCTGACCTACTATTTACCACACATTTTCGTGGAATTAATTGAATATCTTCATAATCAAAAACTTTTTCCATTCATAACACTCCTAAAACCGAACTTTATTTTTAATATCTATAAAAACATTCGACTTTTTTAATTTACCTTATTTTCCTAAGGTTGTCAATGTGTTTGTTTGAATTTTTGAAAGCGGATTCGTGTGGAAAAGCCGTTTGTACAAGGAAGTAGTTATAAATTTATATTTAATGGTAAAGATAAGACTACCTATATTATTAAACTATTAAGGAGGTAAGAAGATGTCAGACAAGCATTCTGATAAAGGTAATAATGGCAAAACTACTACCGACCCAACTTCTAATTTACACGACCCTAGTCGTCGCCGATTTCTAAAAAATACAGGAATGGTAGCTGGAGGTGTAGTTGGTGGCTCTTTGCTAGGAAGCTTGCTTACCAATCAATTTGCTACGGAAACCCCACCTAAAACAGATTCCCAACAGGAAACAGCTAATAATTATCAGGAAGCAAGGCAATTCTTTAGTCGATTGGAAGATTTTAAAGTATTAGAAGCTGCTACGGAGCGAATTTATCCTGAGGATGATAACGGACCTGGGGCAATTGGCCTTGGTGTTCCCTATTTTATTGATAAACAACTGGCAGGCCCGTGGGGAATGAATGCAAGAGATTACCGACATGCGCCTTTCATTAAATATGATCAAGTGGAGAGTATGAGAGGGAAAAGTGATGAAAAACTTCCTCCAAACCAACAGGGCGCACAAGGGGCGGATAATAAGCCTGAAACAGAATTACAACGTGATCAATCCCGTCTGATGAGAAGAGAAATCTTCTTACAAGGAATACGTCGGTTAAATACGGAAAGTCAAAAAAGGTTCAAAGTGGTATTTAATGAAGCTGAAGAAGAGCAACAAATTGAACTACTCCAAGATATGGAATCAGGGAAAATTAAAATGAAGGGTGTCGCCTCCGAAAATTTCTTCATACTTTTACGACTGGCAACACTGGAGGGTGCTTATTCAGATCCGTTATATGGGGGCAATCGAAATATGGCTGGCTGGAAAATGAAGGAATTCCCTGGGGCACAAGCTTCCTATACAAACGTTATCGAAAAAGATGAGTTCGCTAAATTGGATCCAATTAGCTTAAACAATTATCAAGGACACTAAACTTATAAGGAGGGTTATAGAATGGCAAAGAAGCTATCAAAAGTAGATGCAGTAATTGTTGGCTCTGGTTGGGCCGGAGGAATTATTGCTGCCGAACTTGCTAAGAAAGGATACAAGGTAGTTGGACTTGAACGTGGAGAAAATAAAAAGCCGGAAGATTATATTGGCACGAAAGATGAATTACGTTTCTCCCGAAGATATGAAATGATGCAAGACCTAACAAAGGAAACAATAACTTCTAGAAAAAGAGATTCAGAAACGGCTTTACCAGTGCGCACGAATGAAAATGCCCTACTTGGAACGGATACAGGTGGAGCAGGGGTACATTGGAACGGTGTGAATTTTCGATTCCTTCCATATGATTTTGAAATTTATAGCAAAACAGTAGAACGTTACGGTGAAGGGAAAATACCAAAAGATATGACTCTCCAAGACTGGGGAATTACATATAATGATTTGGAAAAGTATTACGACCAATATGAAAAAATGGCGGGAATTTCCGGGGAGAAAAACCCCATTGGACCAGAACGGTCAGATGATTATCCTAACCCACCAATGAAGGATTCACCAGCCATCCGTCTTTTTAAAGAAGCAACCAAAAAGCTAGGTTATCACCCGTATCATATTCCAAGTGCCAATGTGTCCAAAACATACGAGAACCCGGATGGGCAAACGATTAATGCTTGTATGTACTGTGCATTTTGTGAGACATATGGCTGTGATTTTGGCGCAAAATCGGACCCGTTAGTCACAGTTCTTCCTACAGCCAAGAAAACAGGAAACTATGAACTGCGGAATGGGGCTAATGTCACTCGTGTACTACACGATGGCAAACGTGCGACAGGTCTTTTATATACAGATAATACTACAGGGATAGAGTATGCACAACCAGCAGATATTGTCGTCCTTGCAGGGTTTATCTTTACCAATACCCGCCTATTATTATTATCTGAGATTGGGACACCTTATAATCCCAAAAGTGGAAAAGGAATTATTGGCAAGAACTTCACCGGGCATTTTAATAACATTAATTATCTCGGGGCAAGAGGTTTCTTTGATGAGAAAAAATTTAATAACTTCGCTGGAGCAGGAGCGTTTGGGGCTACCATTGATGACTTCAGCGGAGATAATATCGACCATTCTCAATTGAAATTCCTTCATGGTTTTGAAGTTCAAATACAGACAACAGGAAACAGACCCATCGCTACTAATTTCGTTCCGAGCGGCACACCTTCCTGGGGAAAGGAATTTAAAGATAAATCCTTGCATTATACCAATCGTAATCTATATGTAAATGCGTTAGCCGGTACGCTGCCATGGAAAAACAACTACATGGACCTTGATCCAACGTATAAAGACTTCCTTGGTAATCCATTGTTACGGGTGACATATAAATATACAGATCAGGATAAAAACTTAATTAAGTATGCCATTGGAAAGTGTGAAGAGATTATGAAAGAAATGGGCGCAGATAAGGTCGAGCCTGATACCGTTCCGGATGACATAGACTTTAACAGTTCCTATACGACAGGGCACTTTGGGGGTGGCGTCATCATGGGAGAAGATCCTGACACCTCTGCGGTTAACAATTATTCTCAGATGTGGGATATGGACAATCTATTTGTTGTGGGTGCCTCTTCCTTCCCACACTTTCCAAACTATAACCCGACGGAAACTGTAGGTGCTCTTGCATACCGTGCCGCAGAGGGAATTGATAACTATTTAAGCAACGGTGGCGGTTTATTAGTAAATAGACAAAACAAAAGGAAAAATGCATAGTTACTATTTAGAGAAGGAAACGGAATATTATCGTTTCCTTTTCATTTTATTAAATTGAGTTATTAAAATGACCATGAATATCTTTAATGAAGCGCGTTACAATTGGCGGCAAGTATCTGTTTTTATTTGTCGCTAAATAGACTGTTCTTGAAAGGACAGGATCCTTCATTCGCATAACACTTATCTTTTTAAGCGAATCCTCTTCTATATAATTCTGCGGTATTATTGTACTTCCCAAACCTTTTTCTACTAAACTGCAAGCCGTTTTAATTGATGTATTTGCGATGCCAATTATTATTACAACGATTAATATGTTTAGTTAAAACTAAAGAAAAGAGCAGATTTTAGTTACACATCATCTGCTCTTTTTTCTTTATCTTACATATTAAATATTCATTTCTTCTACTTTTATTTCCTTCATACACCAGTCAATTTTAGTTGTGTCAATGTAACCTGTTTTTTCCTGCATGGCATTCAAAACTCCCATAGTTAAACCATACTTTATGAGTTCCTCACCCCTAAGGTTTCTTGCTAAACCGGAAGCAAAGCCTGCAATGACAGAATCTCCGGAACCAACCGGGTTAACCGCCTTTACTTTTGGTATTTGTGCATAGTAAAGTGTGTTTGTATGTTTCACCACAGCTCCATCTGCACCCAAAGTAACCACTATCCATGGTATATCTCGGAGTACATCTCGCTGCAGTGCTTCAGCCACAGCCACCTCCGTGGTCAATTCTCTTCCGATCAAGTCAGCTAATTCAGACTGGTTCGGTTTTATCAGGAAAGGCTTGGTCTCGTTTTCAAGTACACGCTTCAACAACTCTCCCTTTGTATCAAGGAGCACAGGGGTCTTCGTTTTTCCAGTAATCGTTAGTACATCATTATAATAACTGAATTTTAACCCCTTCGGCAAACTTCCTGAGATAGTAATATAATCAGCCTGGTGTAAATACTCTTCCATCTTATCCAGGAATATAGTTGCTTCTTCTTGAGAGATCTCCGGGCCACTTTCCAATATTTCTGTTTGCTGTCCTTCATGAAGAACAGCTATACAGTTTCTAGTTTGCCCAGCAATAGAAACATAAAAGTCCTTGACATCCATCGTTCTTAATTCTTCATGAATGAATTCACCCAGATTGCCACCAAGGAATCCCGTAGCAGCAACATCCTCTCCAAGCTGCTTCAACACCCTTGTCACATTTAGTCCCTTTCCACCAGCTGTTTTTGATACATCAGTGACTCGATTTACCGTATCCAATTTGAATTCATCTGGAAGATGATAGCTAATATCTACAGAAGGATTTAAAGTAATTGTTAGAATCAAGCAGAATCATTCCTCCTTATTCCCCGCTTAAACTAGTAGCCACAGCTAGAGGCCGTAAAATCGAGCACATCATTCAATTCAGTAATATTGTTTTTACCATCTTTTTGCAACCACTTTTCAGCTGCGTTTGTTCCTTCTTCTTTATAGCGATGTGCTGCACCACTCCATGTTGCTCTACCACATAACACGCCATGGAAAGATGCTGATGCTTCTTTCGCAAATTTCAATGTTTCCTGGAATAATTCTGCACTTACGCCAGCACTTAGGAAAATATAAGGAATGTCACTTACTTCACTCTGTTGTTTAAAGTAGTTAGCTGCTTCCTCTTGTGTATGGATAACCTCACCTTCAGCATATCCTTCTACAAAATTCATATTTACTGGGACTTCCATTTTAAGTACATCTACACCGAAGCGAGCTTGGGAAAAATGTCTCATTGACTCAATAACTTTTCTTGGCTTTACTTTCGCATATTCTACTCCTTTAGCGTCAGAAATATTTTCATCATATGTAATGATTTCAAGGAAAAAAGGCACTTCCTCTGCATTACATTCCGACCCAATCCGTTCTACAAATACATCTTTTTTTTCATTAATATCACTTGGATCGTCGATATCATGATAAATTAGTACCTTAATGCCGTCTGCACCTTTTTCTACTAAACGCTTAACAGACCATTCAGGCAGAAGACTTGGAAATCTTCCAGGCTCGGTAGTGTCATAACCCGTTTTTTCGTAGGCAACAAGCAAGCCACAATTTGCATCCTTTTCGTTCACCGCCGGCCAGCCGTATTCCGGATCTAATAGAATGGCAGATGCA contains the following coding sequences:
- a CDS encoding GMC family oxidoreductase, with the protein product MAKKLSKVDAVIVGSGWAGGIIAAELAKKGYKVVGLERGENKKPEDYIGTKDELRFSRRYEMMQDLTKETITSRKRDSETALPVRTNENALLGTDTGGAGVHWNGVNFRFLPYDFEIYSKTVERYGEGKIPKDMTLQDWGITYNDLEKYYDQYEKMAGISGEKNPIGPERSDDYPNPPMKDSPAIRLFKEATKKLGYHPYHIPSANVSKTYENPDGQTINACMYCAFCETYGCDFGAKSDPLVTVLPTAKKTGNYELRNGANVTRVLHDGKRATGLLYTDNTTGIEYAQPADIVVLAGFIFTNTRLLLLSEIGTPYNPKSGKGIIGKNFTGHFNNINYLGARGFFDEKKFNNFAGAGAFGATIDDFSGDNIDHSQLKFLHGFEVQIQTTGNRPIATNFVPSGTPSWGKEFKDKSLHYTNRNLYVNALAGTLPWKNNYMDLDPTYKDFLGNPLLRVTYKYTDQDKNLIKYAIGKCEEIMKEMGADKVEPDTVPDDIDFNSSYTTGHFGGGVIMGEDPDTSAVNNYSQMWDMDNLFVVGASSFPHFPNYNPTETVGALAYRAAEGIDNYLSNGGGLLVNRQNKRKNA
- a CDS encoding LysR family transcriptional regulator substrate-binding protein codes for the protein MLIVVIIIGIANTSIKTACSLVEKGLGSTIIPQNYIEEDSLKKISVMRMKDPVLSRTVYLATNKNRYLPPIVTRFIKDIHGHFNNSI
- the guaC gene encoding GMP reductase translates to MEKVFDYEDIQLIPRKCVVNSRSECDTTVKLGGYTFKLPVVPANMQTIIDENIAVNLAENGYFYIMHRFQPETRVAFIKDMQAKNLIASISVGVKEEEYAFITELAEQQLVPEFITIDIAHGHSNAVINMIQHIKNHLPKSFVIAGNVGTPEAVWELEHAGADATKVGIGPGKVCITKIKTGFGTGGWQLAAVRWCAKAATKPIIADGGIRTHGDIAKSVRFGATMVMIGSLFAGHEESPGQTIEKDGKLYKEYFGSASEHQKGEKKNVEGKKMYVDHKGPLKDTLIEMEQDLQSSISYAGGTDLEAIRRVDYAIVKNSIFNGDKVY
- the lacD gene encoding tagatose-bisphosphate aldolase gives rise to the protein MKSEAKIARLKKLTNKNGYFSALAIDQRGALKRMMGEDTSKEQIENFKSLVSGNLTKYASAILLDPEYGWPAVNEKDANCGLLVAYEKTGYDTTEPGRFPSLLPEWSVKRLVEKGADGIKVLIYHDIDDPSDINEKKDVFVERIGSECNAEEVPFFLEIITYDENISDAKGVEYAKVKPRKVIESMRHFSQARFGVDVLKMEVPVNMNFVEGYAEGEVIHTQEEAANYFKQQSEVSDIPYIFLSAGVSAELFQETLKFAKEASASFHGVLCGRATWSGAAHRYKEEGTNAAEKWLQKDGKNNITELNDVLDFTASSCGY
- a CDS encoding hexose kinase codes for the protein MILTITLNPSVDISYHLPDEFKLDTVNRVTDVSKTAGGKGLNVTRVLKQLGEDVAATGFLGGNLGEFIHEELRTMDVKDFYVSIAGQTRNCIAVLHEGQQTEILESGPEISQEEATIFLDKMEEYLHQADYITISGSLPKGLKFSYYNDVLTITGKTKTPVLLDTKGELLKRVLENETKPFLIKPNQSELADLIGRELTTEVAVAEALQRDVLRDIPWIVVTLGADGAVVKHTNTLYYAQIPKVKAVNPVGSGDSVIAGFASGLARNLRGEELIKYGLTMGVLNAMQEKTGYIDTTKIDWCMKEIKVEEMNI
- a CDS encoding gluconate 2-dehydrogenase subunit 3 family protein gives rise to the protein MSDKHSDKGNNGKTTTDPTSNLHDPSRRRFLKNTGMVAGGVVGGSLLGSLLTNQFATETPPKTDSQQETANNYQEARQFFSRLEDFKVLEAATERIYPEDDNGPGAIGLGVPYFIDKQLAGPWGMNARDYRHAPFIKYDQVESMRGKSDEKLPPNQQGAQGADNKPETELQRDQSRLMRREIFLQGIRRLNTESQKRFKVVFNEAEEEQQIELLQDMESGKIKMKGVASENFFILLRLATLEGAYSDPLYGGNRNMAGWKMKEFPGAQASYTNVIEKDEFAKLDPISLNNYQGH